The DNA region ACTCCAGGTCTAGCCCCCTTTGCGTATCCAGGGTGCCGGCCAGGCGCTGCTGCATGATCGAGAGCCGGCTGGTGTCGGCGTTGGCGCCAGGAACGGCCTGATGTTGACGGAACTGGATCAGCTCATGAGCAATATTCAGGGCGGCCATAACGGCGATGCGGTCGGGGCCCACAATGCGGCCAGACTGACGCATCTCGCGCATGCGACGATCCACCAGGCGCGCGGATTCCAGCAGCCCCTCCTCCTCCTGGGGGCTACAGGCGACCCGATACTCCTTATCGAGGATGCGCACCGTGACCGGGACTTGTTCTTGTTTCACAAATCGTCCTCCATGGTTTTGAGACGAGAGATGATGGACTCGACCTTGCTGCGGGCGAGTTCCGTCTTCTCGACGAGTTGGGCGCGATCTTCCCCCAGGGTGACCTGACGGGCGCGCAGCCAGGTATTTTCCTCGCGCAAGCGGTTGCAGATCTGGATGAGTTCATCCACTTGCCGTTCAAGGGTTTCGATATCGAAATGGCTCACGGTTCAGCTTCCGAGATATGACCGGCGCACTATAAAAGGCTCAACCGCCAGGGTCAATCGGGCATCCGTCCGTGGAAGCCCCTGCCCCGATCCCGGCCAGACGCCCGCCGGCTCATGATATGATGCGCCCGTCTTGCACTCTTAGCCCAAATCGTCATCATCCCCATGTCCGCCACCTCGGATTACGCCTATAGCGAGCTTGTCCAGGGGCTCGAGGAATCGACCCTGAACGCCTCCCCCGCCGAGGCGCACGGCCTGCTGTGCGGACTCCTGTGTGCCGGGGCAAACGATGCGGAGACCCTCTGGGGCCGCGAACTCTTCACCCAGGGCGAGCCGGGCCTCCAGCCGCTGGACCTCCCGCCGTCGCTGCGGACCCTGGCGGACCGGGTGCGTGCCGAGATGGAGGGGGAGGATCTGGCCCTGACCCTGGTGCTGCCCGAGGAGGATTCCCCCCTGCGCGAGCGGGCGGAGGGACTGTACGACTGGGCTCGGGGCTTCATCCTCGGCCTGGGCCTGGCAGGCCTCAAGGCCGAGGTCCTCTCGGATCAGGCCCGGGAGATTCTCGGCGACCTGATGGAGATCACCCGGCTGGATCTGGAGGGTCTTGATGGCCTGGAGGGGAGTGCGGCGGGGGACGAGGAGGAGGGCGCCCTCATGGAACTGCGGGAGTTCCTCTGGGTCGCCGCCCGCTTACTTCATGAAGAAACCGGACGCGCGAGGGGCTGAAGCCATGGCTAGCAACAAGTCTCTCGCCCAGGCAACCGCCGAATCACCGGCCCTGGCGCCCGCCATCCCCCTGGCGGAATACCAGCGCCGGCGTCACCGCCTGCTCACCGCCATCGGTCGGGAAGGGGTGGCCATCCTGAACACGGCCCCGGAGCAGGTGCGTAATGGCCACACCCATTACCCCTATCGCCAGGCCAGCGATTTTACCTACCTGACTGGCTTCCCCGAGCCCGAGGCCCTCCTGGCCCTGATCCCCGGTCGCAAGGAGGGCGAGGTAGTGCTTTTCTGCCGGCCCCGCGACCCGGAAAAGGAGGTCTGGGAGGGTGCCCGCGCCGGTGTCGAGGGGGCCATCAGGTTTTACGGGGCCGACCAGGCCCATCCGATCGCCGCCCTGGACGAGGAATTGCCCAAGCTGCTCGCGGATCGTGACCAACTCCACTATCCCCTGGCCCGGGAGGCCGACCTGGATCTCAAGGTCATGGGCTGGATCCAGCAGCTGCGGGCCCAGGTGCGCGCTGGCGTGAGCGCCCCACGGGCCCTGGTCAGTCTCGAGGCCCTGCTCCACGAGCAGCGCCTGATCAAGGACAAGACCGAGATCAAGCTGATGCGCCGCGCCGCGCGGGTCTCCGCCGCAGCCCACCGCCGGGTGATGCGCTTCTGCCAACCGGGGCGCTGGGAATTCGAGCTGGAGGCCGAATTCACCCGCGCCTGCGCCGAGGGCGGCGCGCGCTTCCAGGCCTATCCGCCCATTGTCGGTGGCGGCGCTAACGCCTGCGTCCTTCACTACGCGGACAACGCCGAGCGCCTGCGGGAGGGTGACCTGGTGCTGATCGATGCCGGTGGCGAACTGGACGGCTATGCCTCCGATATTACCCGTACCTACCCGGTCAATGGGCGCTTCAGCCCGCCACAACGGGAGCTGTACGAACTGGTCCTGGCCGCCCAGGCGGCGGCCATCGCCAAGGTGGTGCCGGGCAATCGCTGGATCGAGCCCCATGAGGCCGCCGTCAAGACCCTGACCCGTGGCCTGGTGGATCTGGGCCTGTTGGCGGGGGGGCGCAAGGCGGTGCCCAAGCTCATCCGCGAGGAGGCCTACAAGCCTTACTACATGCATCGGACCGGCCACTGGCTGGGCATGGATGTGCATGACGTCGGCGAATACAAGCGCGATGGCGACTGGCGGCGCTTCGAGCCGGGCATGGCTCTGACGGTGGAGCCCGGACTCTATGTCGCCCCGACCCGCCAGGAGGCGCCCAAGCGCTTCCGGGGCATCGGCATCCGCATCGAGGACGACCTGGTGGTGACGGCGGAGGGTCACGAGATCCTGTCCCGCGATGCCCCCAAATCGGTGGCGGAGATCGAGGCCTGGATGGGCGGTTAGGCGCGGAAAACGATCGGTAAGCGAGATGACAGCGACAAAATACGATCTGATCATCGTCGGCGGTGGGCTCGTGGGGGGCAGTCTGGCCTGCGCCCTGGGGCGCGCCGGCCTGCGGGTGGCCCTGGTGGAGTCGCTGGCCACCACCGCCCGGAGCCAGCCCAGCTATGACGAGCGGGTTCTGGCCCTGTCCTGGGGCAGCCGGCGCATCCTGGAGGCAATGGGCTTGTGGGCAGACCTGGCCCCGGATGCCGAGGCCATTCGTCGCGTTCATATCTCCGATCGGGGCCACTTCGGCTTTGCCCACCTGGATGCGGCCGAGGAAGGGGTTCCGGCCCTGGGTTACGTGGCCCCGGCCCGACTCATCGCCCAGGCCATCCAGACCCGGATGGACGGCGTCGCGGTCTTCTGTCCGGCCCGTCTGCTGGGCTTTCATCTCCAGGAGGGGGGCGTCGAAGTGGAGGTGGCGAGTGGCGGCGAATCTCAACTCCTGAGCGCCGCTCTGCTGGTGGCGGCGGACGGCGGCGATTCCGCCATCCGCAAGCGCCTGGGCTTTGAGGCCCTGGAGCGCGGCTATGGTCATGACGCCATCATCACCACCCTCACCCCGGACCGGCCCCAACCCGGCGTCGCCTTCGAACGCTTCACGGACACGGGCCCCCTGGCCCTGCTGCCCATGACCGAGGGGCGCTATTCCCTGGTCTGGACGGCCCGGGAGACGGAGACGGCGGGGATACTCGGGCTGGATGACCAGGCCTTCCTCGACCGCCTCCAGGCCCGCTTTGGCTACCGACTCGGCGGTCTCGCTCGCCCCGGACGGCGGCTGGCCTACCCCCTCAAGTTGCTGCTGACATCCCATCCGGTGCGCCAGCGCCTGGTCCTCATCGGCAATGCCGCCCACACCCTGCATCCGGTGGCGGGCCAGGGCCTGAATCTCGGCCTGCGCGACCTGGCGGCCCTGGCCCAGATCGTCACCGACCGGGTGCGCGCCGGCGCCGATCCCGGCGCCCCGGAGGCTCTGGAGGCCTACCAGCGTTCGCGGGGCGACGACCAGGACCGGACGGGCCTGGCGACGGATTTTCTGGCCCATCTCTTCGTCAACCCCTGGCCGCCCCTGCGCCTGGGGCGTGACCTGGGGCTGCTGGCCTTGGATCTGTTGCCGGGGGCGCGCCATGCCCTCGCCCAGCGTTTCATGGGCACCGCCGGGCATCTGCCCCGGCTGGCCCGAGGACTGCCCCTATGAAAACACCGGATCTCGAATGCGATCTCCTCCTGGTCGGAGGTGGCATGGTGGGCGCGGCCCTGGCCGCGGCCTGTTCCGGTCTGGGCCTGACGATCGTCGTCGCGGAGGGCCGGGAGCCCTGCCGCGCCTGGCCGGTGGGGGAAATCGATTTACGCGTTTCCGCCCTGGGCCGCGCCAGTCAGCGCCTCCTGGAGCGCCTGGGGGCCTGGGACCGGATGCGGGAACTGGGCATGAGTCCCTACCGGGAGATGCGGGTCTGGGACGCCGTGGGTGGCGCCAGCATCCATTTCGACAGCGCCGATTTCGGCGAGCCGGATCTGGGCCACATCGTCGAGAATCGCGTCACCCAGCTTGCCCTCTGGGAGCGACTGGAGGCGGCGCCGGATATCCGGTTGCTCTGCCCCGCTCGCGGCCTCCGTCTCACCCTGACCGGGGACCGGGCCCTGCTGGATCTGACCGACGGCCGTTGTGTCGCCGCCCGCCTGCTGGTGGGCGCGGATGGGCGCGACTCCTGGGCGCGCGCCCGGGCGGGCATTACGACCTCGGGCTGGGATTACGACCAGCAGGCCATTGTCGCTAATGTCCGGGTCACCGAGCCCCATAGGCAGACGGCCTGGCAACGCTTCCTGCC from Chromatiaceae bacterium includes:
- a CDS encoding cell division protein ZapA, whose translation is MKQEQVPVTVRILDKEYRVACSPQEEEGLLESARLVDRRMREMRQSGRIVGPDRIAVMAALNIAHELIQFRQHQAVPGANADTSRLSIMQQRLAGTLDTQRGLDLESESV
- a CDS encoding TIGR02449 family protein, with translation MSHFDIETLERQVDELIQICNRLREENTWLRARQVTLGEDRAQLVEKTELARSKVESIISRLKTMEDDL
- a CDS encoding UPF0149 family protein, yielding MSATSDYAYSELVQGLEESTLNASPAEAHGLLCGLLCAGANDAETLWGRELFTQGEPGLQPLDLPPSLRTLADRVRAEMEGEDLALTLVLPEEDSPLRERAEGLYDWARGFILGLGLAGLKAEVLSDQAREILGDLMEITRLDLEGLDGLEGSAAGDEEEGALMELREFLWVAARLLHEETGRARG
- a CDS encoding aminopeptidase P N-terminal domain-containing protein; this translates as MPLAEYQRRRHRLLTAIGREGVAILNTAPEQVRNGHTHYPYRQASDFTYLTGFPEPEALLALIPGRKEGEVVLFCRPRDPEKEVWEGARAGVEGAIRFYGADQAHPIAALDEELPKLLADRDQLHYPLAREADLDLKVMGWIQQLRAQVRAGVSAPRALVSLEALLHEQRLIKDKTEIKLMRRAARVSAAAHRRVMRFCQPGRWEFELEAEFTRACAEGGARFQAYPPIVGGGANACVLHYADNAERLREGDLVLIDAGGELDGYASDITRTYPVNGRFSPPQRELYELVLAAQAAAIAKVVPGNRWIEPHEAAVKTLTRGLVDLGLLAGGRKAVPKLIREEAYKPYYMHRTGHWLGMDVHDVGEYKRDGDWRRFEPGMALTVEPGLYVAPTRQEAPKRFRGIGIRIEDDLVVTAEGHEILSRDAPKSVAEIEAWMGG
- the ubiH gene encoding 2-octaprenyl-6-methoxyphenyl hydroxylase, whose translation is MTATKYDLIIVGGGLVGGSLACALGRAGLRVALVESLATTARSQPSYDERVLALSWGSRRILEAMGLWADLAPDAEAIRRVHISDRGHFGFAHLDAAEEGVPALGYVAPARLIAQAIQTRMDGVAVFCPARLLGFHLQEGGVEVEVASGGESQLLSAALLVAADGGDSAIRKRLGFEALERGYGHDAIITTLTPDRPQPGVAFERFTDTGPLALLPMTEGRYSLVWTARETETAGILGLDDQAFLDRLQARFGYRLGGLARPGRRLAYPLKLLLTSHPVRQRLVLIGNAAHTLHPVAGQGLNLGLRDLAALAQIVTDRVRAGADPGAPEALEAYQRSRGDDQDRTGLATDFLAHLFVNPWPPLRLGRDLGLLALDLLPGARHALAQRFMGTAGHLPRLARGLPL
- a CDS encoding UbiH/UbiF/VisC/COQ6 family ubiquinone biosynthesis hydroxylase; translated protein: MKTPDLECDLLLVGGGMVGAALAAACSGLGLTIVVAEGREPCRAWPVGEIDLRVSALGRASQRLLERLGAWDRMRELGMSPYREMRVWDAVGGASIHFDSADFGEPDLGHIVENRVTQLALWERLEAAPDIRLLCPARGLRLTLTGDRALLDLTDGRCVAARLLVGADGRDSWARARAGITTSGWDYDQQAIVANVRVTEPHRQTAWQRFLPTGPLAFLPLADGRCSIVWSATEDRARQLMALDDSAFRSELETAFERRLGAVTAIGRRAAFPLRLQHADQYVRPHLALIGDAAHALHPLAGQGVNLGFLDAAQLADNLAEALAKGRDIGGLWTLRRYERARRGENMRMLGVMEAFQRLFGNRNPLLVAARGAGLAVADRSPFLKRAFIEQALGLGEDLPRLARR